A genomic window from Tachyglossus aculeatus isolate mTacAcu1 chromosome 27, mTacAcu1.pri, whole genome shotgun sequence includes:
- the FBXL14 gene encoding F-box/LRR-repeat protein 14 — METHISCLFPELLAMIFGYLEVRDKGRAAQVCSAWRDAAYHRSVWRGVEAKLHLRRANPSLFPSLQARGIRRVQILSLRRSLSYVVQGMAAELESLNLSGCYNLTDNGLGHAFVQELGSLRALDLSLCKQITDSSLGRIAQYLKGLQVLELGGCSNVTNTGLLLIAWGLRGLKSLNLRSCRHLSDVGIGHLAGMTRSAAEGCLGLERLTLQDCQKLTDLSLKHIARGLAGLRQLNLSFCGGISDAGLLHLARMGSLRGLNLRSCDNVSDAGVMHLATGGLRLSGLDLSFCDKVGDQSLAYVAQGLDGLESLSLCSCRISDDGLNRMVRQMHRLRTLNIGQCARVTDRGLELIADHLAQLTGIDLYGCTRITKRGLERITQLPCLKVLNLGLWQMTESEKVR, encoded by the coding sequence ATGGAGACGCACATCTCGTGCCTGTTCCCCGAGCTGCTGGCCATGATCTTCGGCTACCTGGAGGTGCGGGACAAGGGCCGGGCGGCGCAGGTGTGCTCGGCGTGGCGGGACGCGGCCTACCACCGCTCGGTGTGGCGCGGCGTGGAGGCCAAGCTGCACCTGCGGCGGGCCAACCCGTCGCTGTTCCCCAGCCTGCAGGCCCGGGGCATCCGGCGGGTGCAGATCCTCAGCCTGCGCCGCAGCCTGAGCTACGTGGTGCAGGGCATGGCGGCGGAGCTGGAGAGCCTCAACCTGAGCGGCTGCTACAACCTGACGGACAACGGGCTGGGCCACGCCTTCGTGCAGGAGCTGGGCTCGCTGCGGGCCCTGGACCTGAGCCTGTGCAAGCAGATCACCGACAGCAGCCTGGGCCGCATCGCCCAGTACCTCAAGGGGCTGCAGGTGCTGGAGCTGGGCGGCTGCAGCAACGTCACCAACACGGGCCTGCTGCTCATCGCCTGGGGCCTGCGGGGCCTCAAGAGCCTCAACCTGCGCAGCTGCCGCCACCTGTCCGACGTGGGCATCGGGCACCTGGCCGGCATGACCCGCAGCGCCGCCGAGGGCTGCCTGGGCCTCGAGCGGCTCACCCTGCAGGACTGCCAGAAGCTCACCGACCTGTCCCTCAAGCACATCGCCCGCGGCCTGGCCGGCCTGCGCCAGCTCAACCTCAGCTTCTGCGGGGGCATCTCCGACGCGGGCCTGCTCCACCTGGCCCGCATGGGCAGCCTGCGCGGCCTCAACCTGCGCTCCTGCGACAACGTCAGCGACGCGGGCGTCATGCACCTGGCCACCGGCGGCCTGCGCCTCTCCGGCCTGGACCTCTCCTTCTGCGACAAGGTGGGCGACCAGAGCCTGGCCTACGTCGCCCAGGGCCTCGACGGGCTCGAGTCCCTCTCGCTCTGCTCCTGCCGCATCAGCGACGACGGCCTCAACCGCATGGTGCGGCAGATGCACCGGCTGCGCACCCTCAACATCGGCCAGTGCGCCCGCGTCACCGACCGGGGCCTGGAGCTCATCGCCGACCACCTCGCCCAGCTCACGGGCATCGACCTCTACGGCTGCACCCGCATCACCAAGCGAGGCCTGGAGCGCATCACCCAGCTCCCCTGCCTCAAGGTGCTCAACCTGGGACTCTGGCAGATGACCGAGAGCGAGAAGGTCAGGTGA